One genomic region from Rosa rugosa chromosome 1, drRosRugo1.1, whole genome shotgun sequence encodes:
- the LOC133723184 gene encoding nucleobase-ascorbate transporter 11, producing the protein MATGSISDFVNKAESVRGRAEVGSVESKVGAFVPRRDHNPRELKSWAKRTGFVSNFSGETVGSSSGRNESGGGLDLERGFRGGSGSSPKFEIDPVLGRTRPTGGAEIEPAGNGGVRSESEEAMRVESRRRRSEDEPVLGRDEERSVGNGGNENRNNGNGVMAVASGGEAKKMDQGEEMHLYPDGEEEPVHGGWGRPSAMRIGLRENLGFVPLIYYGLQHYLSLAGSLIFIPLIIVPTMGGTDKDTATVISTMLLVSGITTILHSYFGTRLPLVQGSSFVYLAPALVIMNAQEYRNLTEHKFRHIMRELQGAIIIGSIFQSILGFTGLMSLLLRLINPIVVAPTVAAVGLAFFSYGFPQAGSCVEISIPQILLVLMFTLYLRGVNIFGHRLFRIYAVPLSIMIIWTYAFFLTAGGAYDYKGCTSDIPSSNILIDACRRHAYTMQHCRTDVSNAWRTAAWVRIPYPLQWGIPIFHFRTSIIMVFVSLVASVDSVGTYHSASMQINLKPPTRGIVSRGIALEGFCSILAGLWGSGTGSTTLTENVHTINITKVASRRVVELGAVFLIFFSFIGKVGAILASIPLALAASVLCFTWALVVALGLSTLQYSRAASFRNMMIVGVSLFLGLSIPAYFQQYQPESSFILPSYFIPYAAASNGPARTGSKQLDFAINALMSLNMVVTLVVALVLENTVPGSRQERGVYIWSKPEDINTDPSSLEDYSLPRKVSRCLCRSNCLGV; encoded by the exons ATGGCAACTGGGTCGATCTCAGATTTCGTAAACAAGGCCGAGAGTGTGAGGGGTCGAGCTGAAGTGGGCTCTGTTGAGTCAAAGGTCGGAGCTTTTGTGCCGAGGAGGGATCACAATCCGAGAGAGCTGAAATCATGGGCGAAGAGAACTGGGTTTGTGTCCAATTTCTCAGGGGAGACGGTGGGGAGTAGCAGTGGGAGGAATGAGAGTGGTGGTGGGCTTGATTTGGAGAGGGGTTTTAGGGGTGGAAGTGGGTCGTCTCCGAAGTTTGAGATAGATCCGGTTCTGGGCCGGACCAGGCCCACTGGAGGGGCTGAGATTGAGCCAGCTGGAAATGGAGGGGTGAGGAGTGAGAGTGAGGAGGCAATGAGGGTGGAgagtaggaggaggaggagtgagGATGAGCCTGTTTTGGGTAGAGATGAGGAGAGGAGTGTTGGTAATGGGGGAAATGAGAATAGGAATAATGGGAATGGAGTCATGGCAGTTGCTTCGGGGGGCGAGGCGAAGAAGATGGATCAGGGAGAGGAAATGCATTTGTATCCGGATGGTGAAGAAGAGCCTGTTCATGGAGGGTGGGGTAGGCCGTCTGCAATGAGGATTGGATTAAGAGAAAATCTGGGTTTCG TCCCACTAATATATTACGGTCTGCAGCACTACTTATCATTGGCTGGCTCACTGATATTCATCCCTCTGATCATTGTACCAACCATGGGGGGAACAGAT AAGGATACTGCCACAGTGATCTCGACAATGCTGCTGGTTTCTGGTATTACAACAATATTGCACTCTTACTTTGGAACCCGACTTCCATTAGTTCAAGGAAGTTCATTTGTATATTTGGCACCAGCGTTAGTTATCATGAATGCTCAAGAATATCGGAATCTTACAGAACAT AAATTTAGGCATATAATGAGAGAACTGCAAGGAGCTATAATTATTGGTTCGATATTTCAAAGCATCCTGGGATTTACTGGTTTAATGTCTTTATTGCTGAG ATTGATAAACCCTATTGTCGTTGCACCAACTGTTGCTGCAGTAGGTTTGGCCTTTTTTAGTTATGGCTTTCCTCAAGCTGGTAGTTGTGTGGAAATCAGCATTCCACAGATACTTTTGGTTCTTATGTTCACCTTG TACCTTCGAGGGGTAAACATCTTTGGGCATCGTCTTTTCCGGATTTATGCG GTTCCCTTGAGCATAATGATCATATGGACTTATGCATTCTTTTTGACAGCTGGTGGAGCATATGATTACAAAGGCTGTACCTCTGATATACCTAGTTCAAATATCTTAATAGATGCTTGTAGAAGACATGCATATACTATGCAACATTGTAGGACCGATGTTTCAAATGCATGGAGAACTGCCGCATGGGTCAGGATTCCCTACCCTCTGCAGTGGGGTATCCCTATCTTCCATTTCAGGACTTCCATTATCATGGTCTTTGTATCACTTGTTGCATCAGTTGATTCG GTTGGAACATATCACTCTGCATCTATGCAAATTAATCTGAAGCCTCCAACCCGAGGAATTGTCAGCAGAGGAATTGCATTGGAGGGATTCTGCAGTATATTGGCAGGACTTTGGGGTTCAGGTACTGGGTCAACAACCTTGACAGAAAATGTTCATACAATCAACATAACAAAGGTGGCAAGTCGAAGAGTTGTGGAACTTGGAGCAGTTTTCTTAATCTTCTTCTCATTCATAG GAAAAGTGGGTGCCATTCTTGCCTCTATACCACTGGCCTTGGCTGCTTCCGTACTCTGCTTCACATGGGCCCTTGTTGTGGCATTGGGTCTCTCAACGTTGCAGTATAGTCGAGCAGCAAGTTTTAGAAACATGATGATAGTTGGCGTTTCATTGTTTCTTGGTTTATCTATTCCTGCATATTTTCAACAGTATCAACCAGAATCCAGCTTCATACTCCCTAGCTACTTCATTCCTTATGCAGCAGCATCTAATGGACCGGCCCGCACCGGTAGTAAACAA CTTGACTTTGCTATAAATGCACTTATGTCTTTGAACATGGTGGTGACACTCGTGGTAGCATTGGTACTGGAAAACACTGTCCCAGGCAGCCGTCAGGAACGAGGGGTGTATATATGGTCAAAACCAGAAGACATAAATACCGATCCATCTTCACTTGAAGATTATTCCTTGCCAAGAAAAGTTTCCAGATGTCTTTGCCGCTCTAATTGTCTGGGCGTCTGA
- the LOC133727540 gene encoding protein SKIP34: MCYGQQRPFSRDTPSPPRAVRSPNDNDNDNNAVAVEDLRGRLAETEARLTRARAREAELNRRLDEMKRFVSVMEIIETYLLRRFREQQDYVSRLFSTSRK; this comes from the coding sequence ATGTGCTATGGTCAGCAGCGACCCTTCTCCCGGGACACCCCTTCGCCACCGCGTGCCGTCCGATCGCCCAACGACAACGACAACGACAACAACGCCGTCGCCGTCGAAGATCTGCGCGGCCGCCTCGCCGAGACGGAGGCGCGTCTCACCCGCGCTAGGGCTCGCGAGGCCGAGCTCAACCGCCGCCTCGACGAGATGAAACGCTTCGTTTCCGTCATGGAGATCATCGAAACCTACCTCCTCCGACGCTTCCGGGAGCAGCAAGATTACGTCTCCCGCCTCTTCTCTACCTcacgtaaataa
- the LOC133727542 gene encoding nicotinamidase 1 — protein MVPQTVDLLKEQMPVHQESLLVTGDVKTGLVLVDVVNGFCTVGAGNLAPRQPDKQISEMVKESVSLARVFCEKKWPVFGFLDSHHPDIPEHPYPPHCIAGTDESKLVPELQWLESEPNVTLQCKDCIDGFLGSIEKDGSNVFVNWVKSNQIKTILVLGICTDICVLDFVCSTLSARNRRFLEPLEDVIVYSRGCATFDLPVDVAKSMKDVVAHPQDLMHHIGLYIAKGRGAKVVSEVSFGA, from the exons atggttccACAGACGGTTGATTTGTTAAAGGAGCAGATGCCGGTGCACCAGGAATCTCTACTAGTCACCGGCGACGTCAAGACCGGCCTTGTCCTCGTCGACGTCGTTAACGGCTTCTGCACCGTCGGCGCTGGCAACTTG GCTCCAAGGCAACCGGACAAGCAGATCTCGGAGATGGTGAAGGAGTCGGTAAGTCTTGCCAGGGTTTTCTGTGAGAAGAAATGgcctgtttttggttttcttgatTCTCATCACCCTGATATTCCTGAGCATCCTTATCCTCCTCATTGCATTGCTGGTACTGATGAATCAAAGCTCGTTCCAG AGCTGCAGTGGTTGGAGAGTGAACCTAATGTGACACTGCAGTGTAAAGATTGCATTGATGGGTTTCTTGGTTCGATTGAGAAGGACGGTtccaatgtgtttgtaaatTGGGTTAAGAGCAATCAGATCAAAACT ATCTTGGTGCTAGGGATATGCACAGATATATGTGTGCTGGATTTTGTATGTAGCACTTTATCTGCGAGAAATCGTCGTTTTCTTGAACCTCTGGAGGATGTGATAGTGTATTCCCGTGGTTGTGCAACCTTTGATCTTCCGGTTGATGTTGCCAAATCTATGAAAGATGTTGTAGCACATCCCCAG GATCTAATGCATCACATAGGCCTTTACATAGCCAAAGGAAGGGGAGCAAAGGTCGTGTCAGAAGTGTCATTTGGTGCATAA
- the LOC133723420 gene encoding protein ecdysoneless homolog, producing the protein MVLLAGDKSGVCLFIFLFFYKENKKVYKVIEYRAAVLILETPEQSLRRQQNRELHRLRVKTMAAPPDLDPSSSSIFSHKNSRLPDDSVFYAIFPDSSLTSTSTTAASLHSLHLQILQTLTPFTSDYIWQHEPFTLSPSATPKPSCLCSPHLPHLHGKLRVGDNLDDEWFTVFLLFHISSTFPDLSIRVWDSDGEFLLIEAAFHLPRWLNPQTSTNRVFIRRGQVHIVPRHRLRNPNLTEALNFIAAFGEESVAAEPVQAAVKNRISEYPEKARRNMHVVRVRVPPAVAQVLSQEPCLVALAVEGFYDRDIDTMKYAAKMERFLSRGREEELVCISVKMSRAMYAQLVQQTFQAPKCYPMPNRSDSAYVEAELGMKIACGLEMMYQHRRKEGLEGKGSTWEAFRESLERSGYFEGLLPGSKEYQRLMQNAEEYYRSSASFSRASEMMSAPVRRIDEILALPYSVDDFKRVDVPPSDDDSWLYNGEDELNSELLQRQKEMELYDLKHKKKQKSKEQDNVGPSSSSNTDGFNPGDIAKTMQAFVEKVSSYKGAEVPENRNLKEVDLDVDRFFKDVESMMKSHGGEEATSDDDIEEGSSSDLDFDDSEDEIDSAELSEDMEDGEDTFMHSYSDALNEELKSTTLEKSFVRANEQAPKKDEGTSNATEDMEEDFTPVDVDVNLVKSLLDSFSSQQGLPGPASNLLGLMGLQLPQDDKKGK; encoded by the exons ATGGTTCTTTTAGCTGGTGATAAATCCG GTGTGTGccttttcattttcctttttttctacaaggaaaacaaaaaagtataTAAGGTAATAGAGTATCGCGCTGCTGTTCTCATACTAGAAACACCAGAACAATCTTTGAGGCGCCAGCAAAACCGAGAACTTCACCGACTGAGAGTAAAAACCATGGCGGCACCTCCAGACCTGGAcccttcctcctcctccatatTCTCCCACAAAAACTCCCGCCTCCCAGACGACTCCGTTTTCTACGCCATCTTCCCGGACTCCTCCCTCACttccacctccaccaccgccgccTCGCTCCACTCCCTCCACCTCCAAATCCTCCAAACCCTAACCCCCTTCACCTCCGACTACATTTGGCAGCACGAGCCCTTCACTCTCTCCCCCTCCGCCACCCCCAAGCCCTCCTGCCTCTGCTCCCCCCACCTCCCTCACCTCCACGGCAAGCTCCGCGTCGGCGACAACCTCGACGACGAGTGGTTCACCGTCTTCCTCCTCTTCCacatctcctccaccttcccGGACCTCTCCATCCGAGTCTGGGACTCCGACGGCGAGTTTCTCCTAATTGAAGCCGCCTTTCACCTCCCTCGCTGGCTCAACCCTCAGACGAGCACAAACCGCGTCTTCATTCGCCGCGGTCAGGTCCATATCGTCCCCCGGCACCGCCTCAGGAACCCTAACCTGACAGAGGCGTTGAATTTCATTGCGGCGTTTGGTGAGGAGTCGGTTGCGGCTGAGCCGGTGCAGGCTGCGGTGAAGAACCGGATTTCGGAGTATCCGGAGAAGGCGAGGAGGAATATGCATgtggttagggttagggttccGCCGGCGGTGGCTCAGGTGTTGAGTCAGGAGCCGTGTCTGGTTGCATTGGCGGTTGAGGGGTTCTATGACCGTGACATTGATACAATGAAGTATGCGGCGAAGATGGAGAGGTTCTTGAGCAGAGGGAGAGAGGAGGAGTTGGTGTGTATATCAGTGAAAATGTCGAGGGCAATGTATGCACAGCTGGTGCAGCAGACGTTTCAGGCGCCGAAATGTTATCCGATGCCGAATAGGAGTGATTCGGCATATGTGGAGGCTGAATTGGGGATGAAGATTGCGTGTGGGTTGGAGATGATGTATCAGCATAGGAGAAAGGAGGGGTTGGAAGGGAAAGGGAGTACGTGGGAGGCCTTTAGGGAGAGTTTGGAGAGGAGCGGTTACTTTGAAGGGTTGCTTCCGGGTTCGAAAGAGTACCAGAGGTTGATGCAGAATGCGGAGGAGTATTACCGGAGTAGTGCTTCGTTTTCAAGGGCTAG TGAGATGATGAGTGCTCCAGTGAGGCGCATAGATGAGATTCTTGCTTTACCTTATTCGGTGGATGATTTTAAGCGTGTAGATGTTCCACCTTCTGATGATGATTCTTGGCTTTACAATGGAGAGGATGAATTGAACTCTGAACTTCTACAGAGACAAAAGGAGATGGAACTTTATGATTTAAAACATAAGAAGAAGCAGAAGTCAAAAGAGCAGGACAATGTTGGTCCATCCTCCAGCTCTAACACTGATGGGTTCAATCCTGGTGATATAGCAAAAACCATGCAGGCCTTTGTCGAAAAGGTGTCAAGCTACAAGGGAGCTGAGGTTCCTGAGAACAG GAACCTAAAAGAGGTGGACCTTGATGTGGACCGTTTCTTTAAGGATGTAGAATCAATGATGAAAAGCCATGGTGGTGAAGAAGCTACTAGTGATGATGATATTGAAGAAGGGTCTTCATCCGACTTGGATTTCG ATGATTCAGAAGATGAAATTGACAGCGCAGAACTTTCTGAAGATATGGAGGATGGAGAGGATACTTTCATGCATTCTTACTCTGACGCTTTAAATGAAGAATTGAAGAGTACTACACTTGAGAAGAGTTTTGTGCGTGCTAATGAACAAGCCCCAAAGAAAGATGAG GGAACGTCTAATGCTACAGAAGATATGGAGGAGGATTTTACTCCTGTGGATGTGGATGTGAATCTGGTAAAGAGTCTTCTTGATTCCTTCTCTAGCCAACAAGGCCTTCCTGGTCCTGCTTCCAATTTGCTTGGCCTCATGGGTTTACAACTCCCACAAGACGACAAAAAGGGCAAATGA